A window of Abyssibacter profundi genomic DNA:
AAGCCGGCGAGCATGAGCATCGAGGCCATTCGCATTGGCCGTTTGAGCCGCTGCGCCACGCTGGGGTAGCGGCCTGCCAGCCCCATACCCAGCACAGTCGGAATCACGAGGACGACCAGCACCGTTAGCAATATGTCGGCCGGTGACAGCGGCAGCGCCTTCAGCAGGACTTGCGTCGGTGGGTAAAGCCCCGCCCAGAACATGAAATTCAACGGCGTCATCACAATCGACGCTAAGGTCGATAGCCCCGACATGCTTACGGACAACGCGGCGTGCCCGCCGCTCATGGCCGTCAGAAAATTCGACACGTTGCCTCCGGGACAGGCAGAGACCAGCATCAGTCCCAGTGCGATCGACGGGTGGGGGCGCAGAAGCAGGATGCAGCCCCAGGCGATGGCCGGTAGCAACAAAAACTGGCAGAACAGCCCTGCCAGGACGGCTTGTGGACGCCGGGTGACGGATCGAAAGTCCTGCCAACGTATGTCCAGCGCCACGCCGAACAGGATCACGGCAATGATGCCGTTAAGAACCGCCAACGCGGTTGGGCTGAAACTCAGTTGTATTTGATCGATCCCGCTTGCGTCCACGCAATCTCCCCCGCCCCAGGCACTGTTGGAGATCGCGTCCGGGACACGGCCGCTTCTCCGGTCGCTCGTCGGGGCATCCTGCCCGCCTGGCTGCGACGGAACAAGCTGCGGGGCACTTGCTCCCGGTGACGCCCTTGGCCACCATGCGCGCCCGTTACTCGTCGCTCAACAGGCCCAGGATGAAGTGCATCGTGCTACGCAGCCGTCGTCATGACGAACTTTATGTTTTCGTTCCGGAGGACACCGAGATCACTGAGCTGCCTGAGTCCTTGCGTCAGCTCACCGGCCCGCTGGATGAAGCGATGCGCCTGACGCTCACGCCGGACCGCAAGCTCGCGCGGTCCGACGTGACAGCCGTGCTGGCCGGGCTGAAGGAACAGGGCTACTACGTGCAAATGCCCCCCAACCCGATCCAGCCCCGCCTCTACCGCGGCGACTGACGCCGGCGCCGAAGCAGCGTTAGACCCAGCAGCGCCATCAGTCCGCTACCCAGCGCACCGCCTGCACCCGCTGGCGCAGAGGGAGACGGCACCACCGGTGGATTCCCGGCATCGTCGAAGCTATAACTCCAGATATGGCGGCCGAAGGTCGACGCGAACACCCGGTTCGGGTCCGCCGGGTCCTGGACGATTTGGGTCACCACCACATTGGGCAGGCTGTCACCACCGAGCACCGACCACTCGGAGCCATCCGTGTCCGAGGAAATAAACGTCCCCAGGTCGGTCCCGATCAGCAGTTGACCTGCCCGCAGCAGCACGGTGTTGGTGTGGACCTCTGGCAGGTTGCCTGAAATGTTGACGAAGCTTTCGCCGCCATCGGTGGACTTGAAGACATTGCCCGTACCGATATTCGGGTTGGTGTCGAGATAAGAGCCCGGCGGCACCCACTCGCGACCGGCGTAGCCACCCAGGGTCACGTAAATGGTCTGCGGATCGGCCGGATCCTGCTCGATCGCGGTGATGTAGCGGTTAGGCAGCCCCTCGGCCGCGGTGAAATGCCAGCCATCCGAGGTGCCGGGATTCGGCGGCAGGTCGCCATTGACATTGGTCGCAATGCCATTGCCGAAGCCCAGGTCCCATCGACCCAGAATGTCGCATACGCCACAGAAGCCCACGTAGGCGTTGCCATCGCGCAAATGAATTGTGGACATTTGCCGCAGCCCGCCGGTCTCGGAGTTGCCGAGGTCAAAGACCTCATCCCAGTTCCCCGTTTCCCGCCCGGTCAGCGTCTGCACAATGTTCGAGCCGCCGGTCATCACGTGCTCGGCATTGGTCTCATCCATGGTGAACCAGTTGGCGAACATGGGATTGGAGACGCCCGCACCCGCACCCGAGAAGCTGAGCCCGCCGTCAACGGTGACATTCAAACCGCCGTTCTGCGTGGTCAAATAGGCGTAATGACTGTCGTCCGGATCAACCGCGGCGTAAAA
This region includes:
- a CDS encoding bile acid:sodium symporter family protein — its product is MDASGIDQIQLSFSPTALAVLNGIIAVILFGVALDIRWQDFRSVTRRPQAVLAGLFCQFLLLPAIAWGCILLLRPHPSIALGLMLVSACPGGNVSNFLTAMSGGHAALSVSMSGLSTLASIVMTPLNFMFWAGLYPPTQVLLKALPLSPADILLTVLVVLVIPTVLGMGLAGRYPSVAQRLKRPMRMASMLMLAGFIVLGLVGNWSAFVEHIGVAFWIVATVNALGLGIGYWLARQVRLSEAESRAVAFETGIQNSGFGLVLCFNHFAGLGGMAMIAAWWGVWHLISGLTLASLWRRYGTAAGA
- a CDS encoding YcgL domain-containing protein, which codes for MRARYSSLNRPRMKCIVLRSRRHDELYVFVPEDTEITELPESLRQLTGPLDEAMRLTLTPDRKLARSDVTAVLAGLKEQGYYVQMPPNPIQPRLYRGD